A single genomic interval of Rhinopithecus roxellana isolate Shanxi Qingling chromosome 11, ASM756505v1, whole genome shotgun sequence harbors:
- the HKDC1 gene encoding hexokinase HKDC1 isoform X2: MFAVHLMAFYFSKLKEDQIKKVDRFLYHMRLSDDTLLDIMRRFRAEMEKGLAKDTNPTAAVKMLPTFVRAIPDGSENGEFLSLDLGGSKFRVLKVQVAEEGKRHVQMESQFYPTPNEIIRGNGTELFEYVADCLADFMKTKDLKHKKLPLGLTFSFPCRQTKLEEDMDVDILALVNDTVGTMMTCAYDDPYCEVGVIIGTGTNACYMEDMSNIDLVEGDEGRMCINTEWGAFGDDGALEDIRTEFDRELDLGSLNPGKQMFEKMISGLYLGELVRLILLKMAKAGLLFGGEKSSALHTKGKIETWHVAAMEKYKEGLANTREILVDLGLEPSEADCIAVQHVCTIVSFRSANLCAAALAAILTRLRENKKVERLRTTVGVDGTLYKIHPQYPKRLHKVVRKLVPSCDVRFLLSESGSTKGAAMVTAVASRVQAQRKQIDKVLALFRLTQEQLVDVQAKMRAELEYGLKKKSHGLATVRMLPTYVCGLPDGTEKGKFLALDLGGTNFRVLLVKIRSGRRSVRMYNKIFAIPLEIMQGTGEELFDHIVQCIADFLDYMGLKGVSLPLGFTFSFPCRQTSIDKGTLIGWTKGFKATDCEGEDVVDMLREAIKRRNEFDLDIVAVVNDTVGTMMTCGYEDPNCEIGLIAGTGSNMCYMEDMRNIEMVEGDEGKMCINTEWGGFGDNGCIDDIRTRYDTEVDEGSLNPGKQRYEKMTSGMYLGEIVRQILIDLTKQGLLFRGQISERLRTRGIFETKFLSQIESDRLALLQVRTILQQLGLDSTCEDSIVVKEVCGAVSRRAAQLCGAGLAAIVEKRREDQGLEHLRITVGVDGTLYKLHPHFSRILQETVKELAPRCDVTFMLSEDGSGKGAALITAVAKRLQQAQKDN, from the exons AAAATGGGGAGTTCCTTTCCCTGGATCTCGGAGGGTCCAAGTTTCGAGTGCTGAAGGTGCAAGTCGCTGAAGAAGGGAAGCGACACGTGCAGATGGAGAGTCAGTTCTACCCAACGCCCAATGAAATCATCCGTGGGAACGGCACAGAG CTGTTTGAATATGTAGCAGACTGTCTGGCAGATTTCATGAAGACCAAAGATTTAAAGCATAAGAAATTGCCCCTTGGCCTAACTTTTTCTTTCCCCTGCCGACAGACTAAACTGGAAGAG GACATGGACGTGGACATCCTGGCCCTGGTCAATGACACCGTGGGGACCATGATGACCTGTGCCTATGACGACCCCTACTGCGAAGTTGGTGTCATCATCG GAACTGGCACAAATGCGTGTTATATGGAGGACATGAGCAACATTGACCTGGTGGAGGGCGACGAGGGCAGGATGTGCATCAACACAGAGTGGGGGGCCTTTGGGGACGACGGGGCCCTGGAGGACATTCGCACCGAGTTCGACAGGGAGCTGGACCTCGGCTCTCTCAACCCGGGAAAGCAAAT GTTTGAGAAGATGATCAGTGGCCTGTACCTGGGGGAGCTTGTCAGGCTTATCTTGCTGAAGATGGCCAAGGCTGGCCTCCTGTTCGGCGGTGAGAAATCTTCTGCTCTCCACACTAAGGGCAAGATTGAAACATGGCACGTGGCTGCCATGGAGAA GTATAAAGAAGGCCTTGCCAATACAAGAGAGATCCTGGTGGACCTGGGCCTGGAGCCATCTGAGGCTGACTGCATTGCCGTCCAGCATGTCTGTACCATCGTCTCCTTCCGCTCGGCCAACCTCTGCGCAGCAGCCCTGGCGGCCATCCTGACACGCCTCCGGGAGAACAAGAAGGTGGAACGGCTCCGGACCACGGTGGGCGTGGACGGCACCCTCTACAAGATACACCCTCA GTACCCAAAACGCCTGCACAAGGTGGTGAGGAAACTGGTCCCGAGCTGTGATGTCCGCTTCCTCCTGTCAGAGAGTGGCAGCACCAAGGGGGCTGCCATGGTGACTGCAGTGGCCTCCCGCGTGCAGGCCCAGCGGAAGCAGATCGACAAGGTGCTGGCTTTGTTCCGGCTGACCCAAGAGCAGCTCGTGGACGTGCAGGCCAAGATGCGGGCTGAGCTGGAGTACGGGCTGAAGAAGAAGAGCCACGGGCTGGCCACGGTCAGAATGCTGCCCACCTACGTCTGCGGGCTGCCGGACGGCACAG agaaaggaaagttTCTCGCCCTGGATCTTGGGGGAACCAACTTCCGGGTCCTCCTGGTGAAGATCAGAAGTGGACGGAGGTCAGTGCGAATGTACAACAAGATCTTCGCCATCCCCCTGGAGATCATGCAGGGCACTGGTGAGGAG cTCTTTGACCACATTGTGCAGTGCATCGCCGACTTCCTGGACTACATGGGCCTCAAGGGAGTCTCCCTACCTTTGGGCTTCACGTTCTCATTTCCCTGCAGGCAGACAAGCATTGACAAG GGAACACTCATAGGGTGGACCAAAGGTTTCAAGGCCACTGACTGTGAAGGGGAGGACGTGGTGGACATGCTCAGGGAAGCCATCAAGAGAAGAAAC gagtTTGACCTGGACATCGTTGCAGTTGTGAATGATACAGTGGGGACCATGATGACCTGTGGCTATGAAGATCCTAATTGTGAGATTGGCTTGATTGCAG GAACAGGCAGCAACATGTGCTACATGGAGGACATGAGGAACATCGAGATGGTGGAGGGGGATGAAGGGAAGATGTGCATCAACACAGAGTGGGGAGGATTTGGAGACAATGGCTGCATAGATGACATCCGGACCCGATACGACACGGAGGTGGACGAGGGGTCCTTGAATCCTGGCAAGCAGAG ATATGAGAAAATGACCAGTGGGATGTACTTGGGGGAGATTGTGCGGCAGATCCTGATCGACCTGACCAAGCAGGGTCTTCTCTTCCGAGGGCAGATTTCAGAGCGTCTCCGGACCAGGGGCATCTTCGAAACCAAGTTCCTGTCCCAGATTGAAAG CGATCGGCTGGCCCTCCTCCAGGTCAGGACGATTCTGCAGCAGCTGGGCCTGGACAGCACATGTGAGGACAGCATCGTGGTGAAGGAGGTGTGCGGAGCTGTGTCCCGGAGGGCGGCCCAGCTCTGTGGTGCTGGCCTGGCCGCTATAgtggaaaaaaggagagaagaccaGGGGCTGGAGCACCTGAGGATCACTGTGGGTGTGGACGGCACCCTGTACAAGCTTCACCCTCA cTTTTCTAGAATATTGCAGGAAACTGTGAAGGAACTAGCCCCTCGATGTGATGTGACATTCATGCTGTCAGAAGATGGCAGTGGAAAAGGGGCAGCACTGATCACTGCTGTGGCCAAGAGGTTACAGCAGGCACAGAAGGATAACTAG
- the HKDC1 gene encoding hexokinase HKDC1 isoform X1 produces the protein MFAVHLMAFYFSKLKEDQIKKVDRFLYHMRLSDDTLLDIMRRFRAEMEKGLAKDTNPTAAVKMLPTFVRAIPDGSENGEFLSLDLGGSKFRVLKVQVAEEGKRHVQMESQFYPTPNEIIRGNGTELFEYVADCLADFMKTKDLKHKKLPLGLTFSFPCRQTKLEEGVLLSWTKKFKARGVQDTDVVSRLTKAMRRHKDMDVDILALVNDTVGTMMTCAYDDPYCEVGVIIGTGTNACYMEDMSNIDLVEGDEGRMCINTEWGAFGDDGALEDIRTEFDRELDLGSLNPGKQMFEKMISGLYLGELVRLILLKMAKAGLLFGGEKSSALHTKGKIETWHVAAMEKYKEGLANTREILVDLGLEPSEADCIAVQHVCTIVSFRSANLCAAALAAILTRLRENKKVERLRTTVGVDGTLYKIHPQYPKRLHKVVRKLVPSCDVRFLLSESGSTKGAAMVTAVASRVQAQRKQIDKVLALFRLTQEQLVDVQAKMRAELEYGLKKKSHGLATVRMLPTYVCGLPDGTEKGKFLALDLGGTNFRVLLVKIRSGRRSVRMYNKIFAIPLEIMQGTGEELFDHIVQCIADFLDYMGLKGVSLPLGFTFSFPCRQTSIDKGTLIGWTKGFKATDCEGEDVVDMLREAIKRRNEFDLDIVAVVNDTVGTMMTCGYEDPNCEIGLIAGTGSNMCYMEDMRNIEMVEGDEGKMCINTEWGGFGDNGCIDDIRTRYDTEVDEGSLNPGKQRYEKMTSGMYLGEIVRQILIDLTKQGLLFRGQISERLRTRGIFETKFLSQIESDRLALLQVRTILQQLGLDSTCEDSIVVKEVCGAVSRRAAQLCGAGLAAIVEKRREDQGLEHLRITVGVDGTLYKLHPHFSRILQETVKELAPRCDVTFMLSEDGSGKGAALITAVAKRLQQAQKDN, from the exons AAAATGGGGAGTTCCTTTCCCTGGATCTCGGAGGGTCCAAGTTTCGAGTGCTGAAGGTGCAAGTCGCTGAAGAAGGGAAGCGACACGTGCAGATGGAGAGTCAGTTCTACCCAACGCCCAATGAAATCATCCGTGGGAACGGCACAGAG CTGTTTGAATATGTAGCAGACTGTCTGGCAGATTTCATGAAGACCAAAGATTTAAAGCATAAGAAATTGCCCCTTGGCCTAACTTTTTCTTTCCCCTGCCGACAGACTAAACTGGAAGAG GGTGTCCTGCTTTCATGGACAAAGAAGTTTAAGGCACGAGGAGTTCAGGACACGGATGTGGTGAGCCGTCTGACCAAAGCCATGAGGAGACACAAG GACATGGACGTGGACATCCTGGCCCTGGTCAATGACACCGTGGGGACCATGATGACCTGTGCCTATGACGACCCCTACTGCGAAGTTGGTGTCATCATCG GAACTGGCACAAATGCGTGTTATATGGAGGACATGAGCAACATTGACCTGGTGGAGGGCGACGAGGGCAGGATGTGCATCAACACAGAGTGGGGGGCCTTTGGGGACGACGGGGCCCTGGAGGACATTCGCACCGAGTTCGACAGGGAGCTGGACCTCGGCTCTCTCAACCCGGGAAAGCAAAT GTTTGAGAAGATGATCAGTGGCCTGTACCTGGGGGAGCTTGTCAGGCTTATCTTGCTGAAGATGGCCAAGGCTGGCCTCCTGTTCGGCGGTGAGAAATCTTCTGCTCTCCACACTAAGGGCAAGATTGAAACATGGCACGTGGCTGCCATGGAGAA GTATAAAGAAGGCCTTGCCAATACAAGAGAGATCCTGGTGGACCTGGGCCTGGAGCCATCTGAGGCTGACTGCATTGCCGTCCAGCATGTCTGTACCATCGTCTCCTTCCGCTCGGCCAACCTCTGCGCAGCAGCCCTGGCGGCCATCCTGACACGCCTCCGGGAGAACAAGAAGGTGGAACGGCTCCGGACCACGGTGGGCGTGGACGGCACCCTCTACAAGATACACCCTCA GTACCCAAAACGCCTGCACAAGGTGGTGAGGAAACTGGTCCCGAGCTGTGATGTCCGCTTCCTCCTGTCAGAGAGTGGCAGCACCAAGGGGGCTGCCATGGTGACTGCAGTGGCCTCCCGCGTGCAGGCCCAGCGGAAGCAGATCGACAAGGTGCTGGCTTTGTTCCGGCTGACCCAAGAGCAGCTCGTGGACGTGCAGGCCAAGATGCGGGCTGAGCTGGAGTACGGGCTGAAGAAGAAGAGCCACGGGCTGGCCACGGTCAGAATGCTGCCCACCTACGTCTGCGGGCTGCCGGACGGCACAG agaaaggaaagttTCTCGCCCTGGATCTTGGGGGAACCAACTTCCGGGTCCTCCTGGTGAAGATCAGAAGTGGACGGAGGTCAGTGCGAATGTACAACAAGATCTTCGCCATCCCCCTGGAGATCATGCAGGGCACTGGTGAGGAG cTCTTTGACCACATTGTGCAGTGCATCGCCGACTTCCTGGACTACATGGGCCTCAAGGGAGTCTCCCTACCTTTGGGCTTCACGTTCTCATTTCCCTGCAGGCAGACAAGCATTGACAAG GGAACACTCATAGGGTGGACCAAAGGTTTCAAGGCCACTGACTGTGAAGGGGAGGACGTGGTGGACATGCTCAGGGAAGCCATCAAGAGAAGAAAC gagtTTGACCTGGACATCGTTGCAGTTGTGAATGATACAGTGGGGACCATGATGACCTGTGGCTATGAAGATCCTAATTGTGAGATTGGCTTGATTGCAG GAACAGGCAGCAACATGTGCTACATGGAGGACATGAGGAACATCGAGATGGTGGAGGGGGATGAAGGGAAGATGTGCATCAACACAGAGTGGGGAGGATTTGGAGACAATGGCTGCATAGATGACATCCGGACCCGATACGACACGGAGGTGGACGAGGGGTCCTTGAATCCTGGCAAGCAGAG ATATGAGAAAATGACCAGTGGGATGTACTTGGGGGAGATTGTGCGGCAGATCCTGATCGACCTGACCAAGCAGGGTCTTCTCTTCCGAGGGCAGATTTCAGAGCGTCTCCGGACCAGGGGCATCTTCGAAACCAAGTTCCTGTCCCAGATTGAAAG CGATCGGCTGGCCCTCCTCCAGGTCAGGACGATTCTGCAGCAGCTGGGCCTGGACAGCACATGTGAGGACAGCATCGTGGTGAAGGAGGTGTGCGGAGCTGTGTCCCGGAGGGCGGCCCAGCTCTGTGGTGCTGGCCTGGCCGCTATAgtggaaaaaaggagagaagaccaGGGGCTGGAGCACCTGAGGATCACTGTGGGTGTGGACGGCACCCTGTACAAGCTTCACCCTCA cTTTTCTAGAATATTGCAGGAAACTGTGAAGGAACTAGCCCCTCGATGTGATGTGACATTCATGCTGTCAGAAGATGGCAGTGGAAAAGGGGCAGCACTGATCACTGCTGTGGCCAAGAGGTTACAGCAGGCACAGAAGGATAACTAG